A region from the Pseudomonas cucumis genome encodes:
- a CDS encoding DNA translocase FtsK gives MKKSTAAPKTVVPLWRQQLHYRLKEGALIAIGALCLFLMMALLTYGKDDPGWSHNSKIDDVQNFGGPAGSYSADILFMVLGYFAYIFPLLLAIKAYQIFRQRHEPWQWSGWLFSWRLIGLVFLVLSGAALAHIHFHAATGLPAGAGGALGESLGDLARNALNIQGSTLLFIALFLFGLTVFTDLSWFKVMDVTGKITLDLFELFQGAANRWWAARMERKQLVAQLREVDDRVHDVVAPTVTDKREQAKVKERLIEREQALSKHMSEREKQVPPVIAPAPPKPAAPSKRVEKEKQAPLFVDSAVEGTLPPISILDPAEKKQLNYSPESLAAVGHLLEIKLKEFGVEVSVDSIHPGPVITRYEIQPAAGVKVSRISNLAKDLARSLAVTSVRVVEVIPGKTTVGIEIPNEDRQIVRFSEVLSTPEYDNFKSPVTLALGHDIGGKPVITDLAKMPHLLVAGTTGSGKSVGVNAMILSILFKSGPEDAKLIMIDPKMLELSIYEGIPHLLCPVVTDMKDAANALRWSVAEMERRYKLMAKMGVRNLSGFNAKVKEAQDAGEPLSDPLYKRESIHDEAPLLQKLPTIVVVVDEFADMMMIVGKKVEELIARIAQKARAAGIHLILATQRPSVDVITGLIKANIPTRMAFQVSSKIDSRTIIDQGGAEQLLGHGDMLYMPPGTSLPIRVHGAFVSDDEVHRVVEAWKLRGAPEYNDDILAGVEEAGSGFENGGGGGGDDDAETDALYDEAVQFVLESRRASISAVQRKLKIGYNRAARMIEAMEMAGVVTSMNTNGSREVLAPGPVRD, from the coding sequence TTGAAGAAATCCACCGCAGCACCTAAAACAGTCGTCCCGCTCTGGCGCCAGCAATTGCACTACCGGCTCAAGGAAGGTGCATTGATCGCCATCGGCGCCTTGTGCCTGTTCCTGATGATGGCTTTGTTGACCTACGGCAAAGACGATCCGGGCTGGAGCCATAACAGCAAGATCGACGATGTGCAGAACTTCGGCGGACCTGCCGGTTCTTACAGCGCCGACATCCTGTTCATGGTCCTGGGTTACTTCGCCTACATTTTCCCGCTGTTGCTGGCGATCAAGGCGTATCAGATCTTCCGCCAGCGCCACGAACCGTGGCAGTGGAGCGGCTGGCTGTTCTCCTGGCGCCTGATCGGCCTGGTATTTCTGGTGCTGTCGGGTGCAGCGCTGGCCCACATCCATTTCCACGCGGCGACCGGTCTGCCGGCGGGGGCGGGTGGCGCTTTGGGCGAAAGCCTCGGCGATCTGGCCAGGAACGCGCTGAACATCCAGGGCAGCACGCTGTTGTTCATCGCGCTGTTCCTGTTCGGCCTGACGGTGTTCACCGACCTGTCGTGGTTCAAGGTGATGGACGTCACCGGCAAGATCACCCTTGATCTGTTCGAACTGTTTCAGGGGGCGGCCAATCGCTGGTGGGCGGCCCGTATGGAACGCAAGCAACTGGTCGCCCAACTGCGTGAGGTCGACGATCGCGTGCATGACGTGGTCGCGCCGACTGTCACCGACAAACGCGAGCAGGCCAAGGTCAAGGAGCGCCTGATCGAGCGCGAGCAGGCCCTGAGCAAGCACATGTCCGAGCGCGAGAAGCAGGTGCCGCCGGTGATTGCCCCGGCTCCGCCCAAACCCGCAGCGCCCAGCAAGCGCGTGGAAAAAGAGAAGCAGGCGCCGTTGTTCGTCGACAGCGCCGTGGAAGGCACCTTGCCGCCGATCTCGATTCTCGACCCCGCGGAAAAGAAACAACTCAATTATTCGCCTGAATCCCTGGCGGCCGTCGGCCACTTGCTGGAAATCAAACTCAAGGAATTCGGCGTCGAAGTCTCGGTGGATTCGATTCATCCGGGCCCGGTCATTACCCGTTACGAAATCCAGCCGGCAGCCGGCGTCAAAGTCAGCCGCATCTCCAACCTGGCGAAAGACCTGGCCCGTTCCCTGGCCGTGACCAGTGTGCGTGTCGTGGAAGTGATTCCGGGCAAGACCACGGTCGGTATCGAAATCCCCAACGAAGACCGGCAGATCGTGCGGTTCTCCGAGGTCTTGTCGACCCCCGAGTACGATAACTTCAAGTCCCCGGTCACCCTGGCCCTGGGTCATGATATCGGCGGCAAGCCGGTCATCACCGACCTGGCGAAAATGCCTCACTTGCTGGTGGCCGGTACGACCGGTTCCGGTAAGTCGGTGGGGGTGAACGCGATGATCCTGTCGATTCTGTTCAAGTCTGGCCCGGAAGACGCCAAACTGATCATGATCGACCCGAAAATGCTTGAGCTGTCGATCTACGAGGGCATTCCGCACCTGCTGTGCCCGGTGGTCACCGACATGAAGGACGCCGCCAACGCCTTGCGCTGGAGCGTCGCCGAGATGGAGCGGCGCTACAAACTGATGGCGAAGATGGGCGTGCGTAACCTGTCGGGCTTCAACGCCAAGGTCAAGGAAGCCCAGGACGCCGGCGAGCCGTTGAGCGATCCGCTGTATAAGCGTGAAAGCATCCACGACGAGGCACCACTGCTGCAAAAACTGCCGACCATCGTCGTGGTCGTCGACGAATTCGCCGACATGATGATGATCGTCGGCAAGAAGGTTGAAGAACTGATCGCCCGTATCGCCCAGAAGGCCCGTGCGGCCGGTATCCACTTGATCCTCGCGACCCAGCGGCCGTCGGTGGACGTGATCACCGGTCTGATCAAGGCGAACATTCCGACCCGTATGGCGTTCCAGGTATCGAGCAAGATCGATTCGCGGACCATCATCGACCAGGGCGGCGCCGAACAACTGCTGGGCCACGGTGATATGTTGTACATGCCGCCGGGCACCAGTCTGCCGATTCGTGTTCACGGCGCGTTCGTGTCCGACGATGAGGTTCACCGGGTGGTTGAAGCCTGGAAACTGCGCGGCGCACCGGAATACAACGATGACATCCTCGCTGGTGTCGAAGAGGCCGGTAGCGGCTTTGAAAACGGCGGCGGTGGCGGTGGCGACGATGATGCCGAAACCGATGCGCTCTACGACGAAGCGGTGCAGTTCGTACTGGAAAGCCGCCGCGCATCCATCTCCGCAGTTCAGCGCAAGCTGAAAATCGGCTACAACCGCGCGGCGCGCATGATCGAAGCCATGGAAATGGCCGGGGTCGTGACGTCCATGAACACCAACGGTTCGCGTGAAGTCCTGGCCCCAGGCCCGGTGCGCGACTGA
- the trxB gene encoding thioredoxin-disulfide reductase: MSEAKHSRLIILGSGPAGYSAAVYAARANLKPVVITGIQAGGQLTTTVEVDNWPGDVEGLTGPVLMERMQKHAERFDTEIVYDHIHTAKLQQRPFELIGDSGTYTCDALIIATGASAQYLGLPSEEAFAGKGVSACATCDGFFYRNQVVAVVGGGNTAVEEALYLSNIAKEVHLIHRRDKLRSEKILQDKLFEKAANGNIRLHWNQNLDEVLGDASGVTGARLRHSHTGETNDLSLAGVFIAIGHKPNTDLFQGQLKMRDGYLLVKGGSEGDATATDIEGVFAAGDVADHIYRQAVTSAGAGCMAALDAEKYLDDIPTV, from the coding sequence ATGAGTGAAGCGAAGCATTCCCGCCTGATTATTCTGGGTTCCGGCCCTGCCGGTTACAGCGCAGCCGTTTATGCCGCTCGCGCCAACCTCAAACCCGTTGTCATCACCGGCATACAGGCAGGTGGCCAGCTGACCACCACCGTCGAAGTCGACAACTGGCCCGGCGACGTCGAAGGCCTGACCGGCCCGGTACTGATGGAACGCATGCAAAAACACGCCGAACGCTTCGACACAGAGATCGTTTACGACCACATCCATACGGCCAAGTTGCAACAGCGCCCGTTCGAGCTCATCGGCGACAGCGGCACCTACACCTGCGATGCGCTGATTATCGCCACCGGCGCTTCGGCGCAATACCTGGGGCTGCCATCGGAAGAAGCCTTTGCCGGCAAAGGGGTTTCGGCTTGTGCCACCTGCGATGGCTTCTTCTACCGCAACCAGGTGGTCGCAGTGGTCGGCGGAGGTAACACCGCCGTCGAAGAAGCGCTGTACCTGTCGAACATCGCCAAGGAAGTTCATCTGATTCACCGTCGCGACAAACTGCGCTCGGAGAAGATCCTCCAGGACAAGCTCTTCGAAAAAGCCGCCAACGGCAATATCCGCCTGCACTGGAACCAGAATCTGGACGAAGTACTGGGCGATGCCAGCGGCGTGACCGGCGCCCGCCTGCGGCACAGCCATACGGGCGAAACCAATGATTTGTCGCTGGCTGGCGTATTCATAGCCATCGGCCACAAGCCCAACACCGACCTGTTCCAGGGCCAGCTGAAAATGCGTGACGGCTATCTGCTGGTCAAGGGCGGCAGCGAAGGTGACGCCACCGCCACCGACATCGAAGGCGTATTCGCCGCCGGTGATGTGGCCGATCATATTTACCGCCAGGCGGTGACCTCTGCCGGGGCCGGCTGCATGGCCGCGCTGGATGCCGAGAAGTATCTCGATGACATCCCCACCGTTTGA
- the aat gene encoding leucyl/phenylalanyl-tRNA--protein transferase — protein MLTWLQRNTLTFPPLEKAMRDPNGLLAAGGDLSADRLIQAYRHGCFPWFSEGQPILWWSPDPRTVLFPDELHVSRSLNKLLRQQRYQVTFDRDFAAVISACAAPREYADGTWITQAMQDAYVELHRRGYAHSVEVWDDGVLVGGLYGLAMGQLFFGESMFSRADNASKYGFATLVRHLKDSGFVLIDCQMPTDHLHSLGARAIPRREFAGYLARHLDQPDRATWVC, from the coding sequence ATGCTGACTTGGTTACAACGCAATACCCTGACCTTCCCGCCACTGGAAAAAGCCATGCGCGACCCCAACGGGCTGCTGGCCGCGGGCGGCGATTTGTCCGCCGATCGTCTGATTCAAGCGTATCGTCACGGTTGCTTTCCGTGGTTCTCGGAGGGCCAGCCGATTCTCTGGTGGTCGCCGGATCCGCGCACGGTACTGTTTCCCGACGAACTGCATGTCTCCCGCAGCTTGAACAAACTGCTGCGCCAACAACGCTATCAAGTGACCTTCGATCGGGATTTTGCCGCGGTCATCAGCGCCTGCGCCGCACCGCGCGAGTACGCTGACGGCACCTGGATCACCCAAGCGATGCAGGATGCTTATGTCGAGCTGCACAGGCGTGGTTACGCCCATTCGGTGGAGGTCTGGGACGATGGCGTACTGGTCGGCGGGCTCTACGGCCTGGCTATGGGGCAATTGTTTTTCGGCGAGTCGATGTTCAGTCGCGCCGACAACGCCTCCAAATATGGCTTCGCCACCCTGGTGCGACACCTGAAAGACTCAGGTTTTGTGCTGATCGACTGCCAGATGCCTACCGATCATCTGCACAGTCTGGGTGCCCGAGCCATTCCCCGCCGCGAATTTGCCGGCTACCTTGCGCGGCACCTGGACCAACCGGACCGTGCCACCTGGGTTTGCTGA
- a CDS encoding arginyltransferase → MTELARLKFYATQPHSCSYLPEEQATTLFLDPSQPMDVHVYADLSEMGFRRSGDHLYRPHCQHCNACVPARIPVAQFTPNRQQKRIVKRNADLQVRPARPKFSEEYFDLYQRYIEQRHADGDMYPPSRDQFSTFLVRDLPFSRFYEFRLEGRLLAVAVTDLLPNGLSAVYTFYEPAEERRSLGRYAILWQIGEARRLGLEAVYLGYWIKNCKKMSYKTQYRPIELLINQRWVILS, encoded by the coding sequence ATGACCGAGTTGGCGCGTTTGAAGTTTTATGCCACTCAGCCCCACTCTTGCAGTTATCTGCCCGAGGAGCAGGCCACGACGCTGTTCCTCGACCCTAGTCAGCCCATGGATGTGCATGTCTACGCAGACCTGTCGGAAATGGGTTTTCGTCGCAGTGGCGATCATCTCTACCGGCCCCATTGCCAGCATTGCAATGCATGCGTACCGGCGCGCATTCCTGTGGCGCAATTTACCCCCAACCGTCAGCAGAAACGCATTGTCAAACGTAATGCCGACTTACAGGTGCGTCCGGCCAGGCCAAAGTTCAGCGAAGAGTATTTCGACCTCTATCAGCGCTACATCGAACAACGTCACGCCGACGGCGATATGTACCCGCCGAGCCGCGACCAGTTTTCGACCTTCCTGGTGCGTGACCTGCCGTTCTCCCGCTTCTACGAATTTCGTCTCGAAGGCCGACTGCTGGCAGTGGCCGTCACTGACTTGCTGCCCAACGGTTTGTCAGCGGTCTATACCTTCTACGAGCCCGCCGAAGAGCGTCGTAGCCTGGGGCGTTATGCGATCCTGTGGCAAATCGGCGAAGCCCGACGCCTGGGGCTGGAAGCCGTCTATCTCGGCTACTGGATCAAAAACTGCAAAAAAATGAGCTACAAGACCCAATATCGCCCTATCGAACTGCTGATTAATCAACGTTGGGTCATCCTGAGCTAG
- the infA gene encoding translation initiation factor IF-1 yields the protein MSKEDSFEMEGTVVDTLPNTMFRVELENGHVVTAHISGKMRKNYIRILTGDKVRVELTPYDLSKGRITYRAR from the coding sequence ATGTCGAAAGAAGACAGCTTCGAAATGGAAGGCACTGTCGTCGACACCCTGCCCAACACCATGTTTCGTGTGGAGTTGGAAAATGGGCACGTCGTAACCGCGCATATTTCCGGCAAGATGCGCAAGAACTACATCCGTATTCTTACCGGCGACAAAGTGCGCGTCGAGCTGACGCCCTATGACTTGAGCAAAGGGCGCATCACCTACCGCGCTCGCTAA
- the clpA gene encoding ATP-dependent Clp protease ATP-binding subunit ClpA, translating to MLNRELEVTLNLAFKEARSKRHEFMTVEHLLLALLDNEAAATVLRACGANLDKLKHDLQEFIDSTTPLIPLHDEDRETQPTLGFQRVLQRAVFHVQSSGKREVTGANVLVAIFSEQESQAVFLLKQQSVARIDVVNYIAHGISKVPGHGDHSEGEQDMQDDEGGESSSSGNPLDAYASNLNELARQGRIDPLVGRELEVERVAQILARRRKNNPLLVGEAGVGKTAIAEGLAKRIVDNQVPDLLANSVVYSLDLGALLAGTKYRGDFEKRFKALLNELKKRPQAILFIDEIHTIIGAGAASGGVMDASNLLKPLLSSGDIRCIGSTTFQEFRGIFEKDRALARRFQKVDVSEPSVEDTIGILRGLKGRFEAHHNIEYSDEALRAAAELASRYINDRHMPDKAIDVIDEAGAYQRLQPIEKRVKRIEVAQVEDIVAKIARIPPKHVTSSDKELLRNLERDLKLTVFGQDAAIDSLSTAIKLSRAGLKSPDKPVGSFLFAGPTGVGKTEAARQLAKALGVELVRFDMSEYMERHTVSRLIGAPPGYVGFDQGGLLTEAITKQPHCVLLLDEIEKAHPEVFNLLLQVMDHGTLTDNNGRKADFRNVIVIMTTNAGAETAARASIGFTYQDHSSDAMEVIKKSFTPEFRNRLDTIIQFGRLSHEVIKSVVDKFLTELQAQLEDKRVLLEVTDAARSWLAAGGYDSAMGARPMARLIQDKIKRPLAEEILFGELAEHGGVVHIDIKDGELTFEFETTAEMA from the coding sequence ATGTTAAACCGCGAGCTCGAAGTCACCCTCAATCTTGCCTTCAAGGAGGCTCGTTCGAAGCGTCATGAATTCATGACCGTCGAACACCTGCTGTTGGCCCTATTGGATAATGAGGCTGCCGCCACCGTTTTGCGTGCCTGCGGCGCAAACCTCGACAAACTCAAGCATGATCTGCAGGAGTTCATCGACTCCACCACGCCATTGATCCCTCTTCATGACGAGGATCGTGAAACCCAGCCAACCCTGGGCTTCCAGCGTGTATTGCAGCGTGCTGTCTTTCACGTACAGAGCTCGGGCAAACGCGAAGTGACTGGCGCTAACGTGCTGGTCGCAATCTTCAGTGAGCAAGAGAGTCAGGCAGTGTTTCTGCTGAAACAGCAGAGCGTTGCGCGCATCGATGTCGTCAACTACATCGCCCATGGCATTTCCAAAGTGCCGGGGCATGGCGATCACTCTGAAGGTGAACAAGATATGCAGGACGACGAGGGCGGTGAGTCTTCTTCCTCAGGCAATCCTCTGGATGCTTATGCCAGCAACCTCAACGAACTCGCGCGTCAGGGTCGTATCGATCCGTTGGTAGGCCGTGAGCTGGAGGTCGAGCGTGTCGCGCAGATCCTCGCGCGTCGTCGCAAAAACAATCCGCTGCTGGTGGGCGAGGCGGGCGTGGGTAAAACCGCGATTGCCGAAGGCCTGGCCAAACGCATTGTCGACAACCAGGTGCCGGACCTGCTGGCCAACAGCGTGGTGTATTCCCTCGATCTGGGGGCTTTGCTGGCCGGGACCAAATACCGCGGCGATTTCGAGAAGCGCTTCAAGGCGCTGCTCAATGAGCTGAAAAAACGTCCGCAGGCGATCCTGTTCATCGACGAGATCCACACCATTATTGGTGCGGGCGCTGCGTCCGGTGGCGTCATGGATGCTTCGAACCTGCTCAAGCCATTGCTGTCTTCGGGCGACATTCGCTGCATCGGTTCGACCACGTTCCAGGAATTCCGCGGGATCTTCGAGAAGGACCGTGCTCTGGCTCGGCGCTTCCAGAAGGTCGATGTGTCGGAACCTTCGGTGGAAGACACCATTGGCATCCTGCGCGGTCTGAAAGGGCGTTTCGAAGCGCACCACAACATCGAATACAGCGATGAAGCCCTGCGCGCCGCTGCTGAACTGGCCTCGCGTTACATCAATGACCGGCACATGCCGGACAAGGCCATCGACGTCATCGACGAGGCGGGCGCCTATCAGCGTCTGCAGCCGATCGAGAAGCGCGTGAAACGCATCGAAGTGGCTCAGGTCGAGGACATCGTCGCGAAAATCGCGCGAATTCCGCCAAAACACGTCACCAGTTCCGACAAAGAGCTGCTGCGTAACCTTGAGCGTGACCTGAAACTCACGGTATTTGGCCAGGATGCGGCGATCGACTCGCTGTCGACCGCGATCAAACTGTCCCGTGCCGGCCTCAAGTCGCCTGACAAGCCCGTCGGTTCGTTCCTGTTCGCAGGGCCGACCGGTGTTGGTAAAACCGAAGCCGCGCGGCAACTGGCCAAGGCGTTGGGGGTCGAGCTGGTTCGCTTCGATATGTCCGAGTACATGGAGCGCCACACCGTATCGCGTCTGATCGGTGCGCCTCCAGGCTATGTCGGGTTCGATCAGGGCGGTCTGCTGACCGAAGCCATTACCAAGCAGCCTCACTGCGTGCTGTTGCTCGATGAAATCGAGAAGGCGCATCCGGAAGTCTTCAACCTGCTGTTGCAGGTCATGGACCACGGTACGCTGACCGATAACAACGGGCGCAAGGCGGACTTCCGTAACGTGATCGTCATCATGACGACCAACGCCGGTGCCGAAACTGCAGCCCGTGCTTCGATCGGTTTCACCTATCAGGACCACTCGTCCGATGCGATGGAAGTGATCAAGAAGAGCTTCACGCCGGAGTTCCGCAACCGTCTGGACACTATTATCCAGTTTGGTCGCCTCAGCCATGAGGTCATCAAAAGCGTGGTGGACAAGTTCCTTACCGAACTTCAGGCGCAGTTGGAAGACAAGCGTGTGCTGCTGGAAGTCACCGATGCTGCTCGCAGTTGGCTGGCGGCCGGTGGTTACGACTCGGCAATGGGCGCTCGTCCAATGGCGCGTTTGATCCAGGACAAGATCAAGCGTCCGCTGGCTGAGGAGATTCTCTTTGGCGAACTGGCCGAACATGGCGGTGTGGTACACATCGACATCAAGGACGGCGAACTGACCTTCGAGTTCGAGACCACGGCTGAAATGGCCTGA
- the clpS gene encoding ATP-dependent Clp protease adapter ClpS, with protein MHAISQIRLTFNQDRPDLHDDDSAGIAVQEAKPALQAPPMYKVVLFNDDYTPMDFVVEVLEVFFNLNRELATKVMLAVHTEGRAVCGVFTRDIAETKAMQVNQYARESQHPLLCEIEKDG; from the coding sequence ATGCATGCAATCAGCCAGATTCGACTAACATTCAATCAGGATCGCCCTGATTTACACGACGACGATTCCGCAGGCATTGCTGTTCAGGAGGCTAAGCCTGCTTTACAGGCGCCACCGATGTACAAGGTGGTTTTGTTCAACGATGACTACACACCGATGGATTTCGTCGTCGAAGTGCTCGAGGTGTTTTTTAACCTGAATCGCGAGCTGGCGACCAAGGTCATGCTGGCCGTCCACACAGAAGGACGGGCAGTATGTGGAGTGTTTACCCGCGACATCGCCGAGACCAAGGCCATGCAGGTCAACCAGTACGCCAGGGAAAGCCAGCATCCGCTACTCTGTGAAATCGAGAAGGACGGTTAA
- a CDS encoding cold shock domain-containing protein has product MAVGKVKWFNNAKGFGFINTDAREGRDEDGKDIDFFAHYSAIEMDGYKTLKAGQIVSFEIIQGPKGLHAVKIASATSPNEQSAPATRQETVSS; this is encoded by the coding sequence ATGGCTGTCGGTAAGGTGAAATGGTTCAACAATGCCAAGGGGTTCGGTTTCATTAACACCGACGCCAGAGAAGGTCGTGACGAGGATGGCAAGGATATCGATTTCTTTGCCCACTATTCGGCTATTGAAATGGACGGATACAAAACCCTCAAGGCTGGGCAAATCGTCAGCTTCGAGATCATTCAGGGCCCCAAAGGGCTGCATGCAGTAAAGATCGCGTCTGCCACCTCCCCGAACGAACAGAGCGCCCCTGCCACCCGGCAAGAAACAGTGTCGAGCTGA
- the icd gene encoding NADP-dependent isocitrate dehydrogenase has translation MGYKKIQVPAVGDKITVNADHSLNVPNNPIIPFIEGDGIGVDISPVMIKVVDAAVKKAYGGERKISWMEVYAGEKATQVYDQDTWLPQETLDAVKDYVVSIKGPLTTPVGGGIRSLNVALRQQLDLYVCLRPVRWFEGVPSPVKKPGDVDMTIFRENSEDIYAGIEWKAGSPEATKVIKFLKEEMGVTKIRFDENCGIGIKPVSLEGTKRLARKALQYVVDNDRDSLTIVHKGNIMKFTEGAFKEWAYEVAAEEFGATLLDGGPWMQFKNPKTGKNVIVKDAIADAMLQQILLRPAEYDVIATLNLNGDYLSDALAAEVGGIGIAPGANLSDTVAMFEATHGTAPKYAGKDQVNPGSLILSAEMMLRHMGWTEAADLIIKGTNGAISAKTVTYDFERLMEGAKLVSSSGFGDALISHM, from the coding sequence ACAAGAAGATTCAGGTTCCAGCCGTCGGCGACAAAATCACCGTCAACGCGGACCATTCTCTCAATGTTCCTAACAACCCGATCATCCCCTTCATAGAAGGCGATGGTATTGGCGTTGATATCAGCCCGGTCATGATCAAGGTTGTCGATGCTGCTGTTAAGAAGGCTTACGGCGGCGAACGCAAAATTTCCTGGATGGAAGTCTACGCCGGGGAGAAAGCGACTCAGGTTTACGATCAGGACACCTGGCTACCTCAGGAAACCCTGGACGCAGTCAAGGATTACGTGGTTTCCATCAAAGGCCCTCTGACCACGCCGGTCGGCGGCGGCATCCGTTCGCTGAACGTGGCCCTGCGTCAGCAACTCGATTTGTATGTGTGCCTGCGTCCGGTGCGCTGGTTCGAAGGCGTACCTAGCCCGGTCAAGAAGCCAGGTGATGTCGATATGACGATCTTCCGCGAAAACTCGGAAGACATTTATGCCGGTATCGAATGGAAGGCCGGTTCGCCGGAAGCGACCAAGGTCATCAAGTTCCTTAAAGAAGAAATGGGCGTCACCAAGATCCGTTTCGACGAAAACTGCGGTATCGGCATCAAGCCGGTCTCCCTGGAAGGCACCAAGCGTCTGGCGCGCAAGGCCCTGCAGTATGTGGTCGACAATGACCGCGACTCGCTGACCATCGTGCACAAAGGCAACATCATGAAGTTCACCGAAGGTGCCTTCAAGGAATGGGCCTACGAAGTGGCTGCTGAAGAATTCGGCGCGACCCTGCTCGACGGCGGCCCGTGGATGCAGTTCAAGAACCCGAAAACCGGCAAGAACGTTATCGTCAAGGACGCCATCGCCGACGCCATGCTCCAGCAGATCCTGCTGCGCCCGGCCGAGTACGATGTGATCGCAACCCTGAACCTCAACGGCGACTACCTCTCCGACGCCCTGGCGGCGGAAGTGGGCGGTATCGGTATCGCGCCGGGCGCCAACCTGTCCGACACCGTGGCCATGTTCGAAGCGACCCACGGTACTGCGCCGAAATACGCCGGCAAGGACCAGGTCAACCCGGGTTCGTTGATCCTGTCCGCCGAAATGATGCTGCGTCACATGGGCTGGACCGAAGCGGCCGACCTGATCATCAAAGGTACCAACGGCGCGATTTCCGCGAAAACCGTGACCTATGACTTCGAACGTCTGATGGAGGGCGCCAAACTGGTTTCGTCTTCAGGGTTTGGTGACGCGCTGATCTCGCACATGTAA